From the genome of Nitrosopumilus sp., one region includes:
- a CDS encoding alanine--tRNA ligase produces MNKKEILREFSSDPEKYYNVKLFQEQGFVRKACIKCGRFFWTLDAGRNLCPDDGKDTYSFIGDPPTTKRFDYTQAWKQVEEFFVKNNHKSVSRYPVVCRWRDDLYFTIASIVDFQRVMGTKVVFEFPANPLVVPQTCLRFKDLENVGVTGRHFSSFCMIGQHSVPDLGGYWKDECVDLDFRLLTNQFGIKKEEVVFVEDVWAGGGSFGPSLEYFVRGLELGNAVFTEFQGELGQHTTLDQRVIDMGAGLERFAWVTTGTPTAYDCCFGPVNQILFEKIGIDSDSEILRKYFTEIAKEIDHFDDLNEVRRLAVKNAGITDDQLNKMITPLEGMYLIADHIRTLIFAITDGALPSNVGGGYNLRMMLRRINGMMNRLNLKLNVDELIDAHIDYLRDTYPELDEKREDVKKILKLESVRYEESKVHMKKKAEKIREKGVPSVDELITLYESDGITPEYLREVDAISEIPSSFYSKLSDLHQSEKKKAITELPLEELPETETLFYKDDPMEFDAKVIKVFDDQVVLDRTSFYARGGGQEPDYGSIAGFKVVNVDKHANIIVHKIEGGVPKEGDIVSCKVDETRRSNITKNHTSTHIINASSRGVLGSWVWQHSAFKDDDHARLDITHHSSLTDEQVKQIEDAANSMIKQNLPVNINYYDRGAAEQKYGFKIYQGGVVPVKSVRIISIEDQDIEACGGTHVKKTGDIELIKITKTKRIQDGVVRIEFVSGPTAFDYVDQQRQFTMDAVLVKQEKLEKAREVNKQKVKEQIPILLEKILGGESGELDEIIVNNKICFTASRNYDDYFHQNFGKKLISKDAKAAFCGIFESGQTVRIMVHAGEESGVNSGEIAREIASILGGSGGGDVKFAQGGGKDTSKKDKAIAKAKSMILGL; encoded by the coding sequence TTGAATAAAAAAGAGATTCTAAGAGAATTTTCATCAGATCCTGAGAAATACTATAATGTCAAACTGTTCCAAGAGCAAGGATTTGTCAGAAAAGCTTGCATAAAATGTGGAAGGTTCTTTTGGACTCTAGATGCTGGGAGAAATCTATGTCCAGACGACGGAAAGGACACATACTCATTCATTGGAGACCCACCAACAACCAAGAGATTTGATTACACACAAGCATGGAAACAAGTAGAGGAATTTTTCGTAAAAAATAATCACAAGTCAGTTAGCAGATATCCGGTAGTTTGTAGATGGCGAGATGACCTGTATTTTACAATTGCATCAATTGTCGACTTTCAAAGAGTGATGGGAACCAAGGTAGTTTTTGAATTTCCAGCCAACCCGCTTGTAGTCCCACAAACTTGTTTGCGTTTCAAGGATTTAGAAAATGTCGGAGTTACAGGCAGACATTTTTCAAGTTTCTGCATGATTGGACAACACAGCGTTCCGGATCTAGGAGGATACTGGAAAGATGAATGCGTAGATTTAGATTTTAGATTATTGACAAATCAATTTGGAATCAAAAAAGAAGAAGTTGTTTTTGTCGAAGATGTCTGGGCCGGAGGAGGCTCTTTTGGCCCATCATTAGAATATTTTGTTAGAGGTTTGGAGCTTGGAAATGCCGTATTCACTGAATTTCAAGGCGAGCTAGGACAACACACCACCCTTGATCAGCGAGTTATAGACATGGGTGCAGGGCTGGAAAGATTTGCATGGGTTACAACTGGAACACCTACAGCATATGACTGCTGTTTTGGCCCGGTCAATCAAATATTATTTGAAAAGATCGGCATAGATTCTGATTCAGAAATTTTAAGAAAATATTTTACAGAGATTGCAAAAGAGATTGATCATTTCGATGATCTAAACGAGGTCAGACGTCTTGCAGTAAAAAATGCAGGAATTACTGATGATCAACTAAACAAAATGATAACACCACTAGAAGGAATGTATCTAATTGCAGATCACATTAGAACATTAATTTTTGCAATCACTGATGGTGCTTTGCCAAGCAATGTCGGTGGAGGATACAACCTCAGAATGATGCTGAGAAGAATTAATGGAATGATGAATCGCCTGAATCTAAAATTGAATGTAGATGAGCTGATTGATGCCCATATAGATTATCTTAGAGATACATATCCAGAACTTGATGAGAAAAGAGAAGACGTAAAGAAAATTCTGAAGTTGGAATCAGTAAGATATGAAGAATCCAAAGTTCACATGAAGAAAAAGGCAGAAAAGATTCGCGAGAAGGGAGTCCCAAGCGTGGACGAACTAATTACACTATACGAATCAGATGGCATTACACCCGAATACCTCAGAGAAGTAGATGCAATTTCTGAAATCCCATCATCATTCTATTCAAAACTGTCTGACTTGCACCAGTCTGAAAAGAAAAAAGCAATTACAGAACTTCCATTAGAAGAGTTACCTGAAACTGAGACTCTATTTTACAAAGACGACCCAATGGAGTTTGATGCCAAAGTAATCAAGGTCTTTGATGATCAAGTGGTACTAGATAGAACTTCATTTTATGCAAGAGGCGGAGGACAAGAACCAGACTATGGTAGTATAGCAGGATTCAAAGTTGTAAACGTTGACAAGCATGCAAATATCATAGTTCACAAGATAGAAGGTGGCGTTCCAAAAGAAGGAGACATCGTATCGTGCAAGGTAGATGAGACTCGTCGTTCAAACATTACCAAAAATCACACCAGCACTCACATCATAAACGCATCATCAAGAGGAGTTCTAGGTTCATGGGTTTGGCAACACTCTGCATTCAAAGATGATGATCACGCCAGACTAGACATTACACATCATTCATCATTAACTGATGAGCAAGTAAAACAGATTGAAGATGCAGCCAATAGTATGATAAAACAAAATCTTCCAGTCAACATAAATTACTATGATAGAGGAGCTGCGGAACAAAAATATGGATTTAAAATTTACCAGGGCGGGGTAGTTCCGGTAAAGTCAGTTAGAATCATATCCATTGAGGATCAAGACATAGAAGCATGCGGCGGAACACATGTAAAGAAAACGGGGGATATAGAACTAATCAAAATTACAAAGACAAAAAGAATTCAAGACGGGGTAGTTCGTATAGAATTTGTCTCAGGACCAACTGCATTTGATTATGTTGATCAACAACGACAATTTACCATGGATGCCGTATTAGTAAAACAAGAAAAATTGGAAAAAGCAAGAGAGGTAAATAAACAAAAAGTAAAAGAGCAAATTCCCATACTATTAGAAAAAATCCTAGGGGGCGAATCAGGAGAACTGGATGAAATTATAGTTAACAATAAAATTTGCTTTACTGCAAGTAGAAATTATGATGACTATTTTCATCAGAACTTTGGCAAGAAACTCATCAGCAAGGATGCAAAAGCTGCCTTTTGTGGAATCTTCGAATCAGGGCAGACCGTAAGAATAATGGTTCATGCAGGAGAAGAATCAGGTGTGAATTCAGGAGAGATAGCCAGGGAAATCGCCTCAATTCTAGGCGGTTCTGGAGGAGGAGATGTCAAGTTTGCCCAGGGAGGAGGAAAAGACACATCTAAAAAAGACAAGGCGATAGCCAAGGCAAAATCAATGATTTTGGGATTATGA
- a CDS encoding 50S ribosomal protein L1, with protein MITDIQLTELIKQVKTASKERKFKQSIELIINFKDIDVKKGFALNEIVQLPKTSSPATVCVIATGDMSQKAKADSVIGTEELDKFATNKRESRKFINKYDFFLADTKVMPLVGKTLGQLLGPRGKMPTPVPFDAPIESFLARFRTSIKVRTRASLSIACKIGDESMEDSDLAINAHTVISAIEKKLPNGEKNIKKIMIKTTMSKAIKQVQEIKKKYA; from the coding sequence ATGATTACAGATATCCAGCTTACTGAGTTGATTAAACAGGTAAAGACAGCATCAAAAGAAAGGAAATTCAAACAATCAATAGAGTTGATCATTAATTTCAAAGATATCGACGTAAAGAAAGGATTTGCACTTAATGAGATTGTACAATTGCCAAAAACAAGTTCTCCAGCGACAGTATGTGTAATAGCTACAGGAGATATGAGTCAGAAGGCAAAAGCAGATTCCGTAATTGGAACAGAGGAATTAGACAAGTTTGCGACTAACAAGAGGGAATCTCGAAAATTCATCAACAAATATGATTTTTTCTTGGCAGATACCAAAGTTATGCCATTAGTAGGAAAAACTTTGGGACAGCTTTTAGGTCCAAGAGGAAAAATGCCAACACCAGTCCCATTTGATGCACCTATCGAGTCATTTTTAGCAAGATTCAGAACATCAATCAAAGTAAGGACAAGAGCATCTTTGTCAATAGCATGTAAAATTGGAGATGAATCCATGGAAGATTCAGATTTAGCAATTAATGCACACACAGTCATTAGTGCAATTGAAAAAAAATTGCCAAACGGTGAGAAAAATATTAAAAAAATTATGATAAAGACCACCATGAGCAAGGCAATAAAACAAGTTCAGGAGATTAAGAAAAAATATGCATGA
- a CDS encoding 50S ribosomal protein P1, which produces MEYVYAALLLHKLDKEVNEANLSSVVKASGAEVNEAQVKSLVAALADVNIDEAVKAAPVAVAAAAAPADAAAGGEEKKETKKEEPKNEEAAMEGLSSLFG; this is translated from the coding sequence ATGGAATATGTTTACGCTGCTTTACTTCTTCACAAGCTAGACAAGGAAGTTAACGAGGCAAATCTCAGTTCAGTTGTTAAGGCATCTGGTGCTGAAGTTAATGAAGCCCAAGTTAAATCTCTAGTTGCAGCCTTAGCCGATGTCAATATCGATGAGGCAGTTAAAGCCGCACCTGTAGCCGTTGCAGCAGCAGCCGCACCAGCAGATGCAGCAGCCGGTGGCGAAGAAAAGAAAGAGACCAAGAAAGAAGAACCTAAGAATGAAGAAGCAGCCATGGAAGGACTGTCTTCTCTGTTCGGTTAG
- a CDS encoding winged helix-turn-helix transcriptional regulator, with amino-acid sequence MHRFDELDMKLLYELTTDGSISVPTLSKKLGINASVLYSRIKRLMKKKLIKKFTIEIDDSLLGIGVKASVGINRDPKFKDSIHKEFMKTPEVVSISEITGRFDIMIQVYAKNLEALHSVVIEKIGKVEGIQNTETFVELQKTDKNPVYLIQ; translated from the coding sequence TTGCACCGATTTGATGAACTGGATATGAAATTACTTTATGAACTAACTACTGATGGTTCTATCTCTGTTCCTACTTTGTCTAAAAAACTCGGGATTAATGCATCCGTATTGTATAGTAGAATCAAAAGATTGATGAAGAAAAAACTCATCAAAAAATTTACTATTGAAATCGATGATTCCTTATTGGGAATAGGTGTGAAGGCCTCAGTTGGAATAAATCGAGATCCGAAGTTTAAAGATTCTATTCATAAGGAATTCATGAAAACTCCTGAGGTTGTTTCTATATCAGAAATCACTGGACGGTTTGACATTATGATTCAAGTTTATGCAAAAAACCTTGAGGCCCTACATTCTGTAGTGATAGAAAAAATTGGAAAAGTTGAAGGCATTCAAAATACCGAAACCTTTGTAGAACTACAAAAAACTGATAAAAATCCTGTTTATTTGATTCA
- the rplJ gene encoding 50S ribosomal protein L10: protein MHENRTSYPKRKTEMYQQLQELPKKYKVLAVIKMNKVRSTQILPLRKALKEDVEFFSIKDKVAKRALDKLDLPGVKKIADKLTGQCMFLFTNMSPFKLNVLLAKNKIMMAARGGDIASVDITVPEKNTGIAPGPMLTEFKDAGIPTKIDQGTIWIAKDTTPVLKGEPINEKLASILGKLDIKPVEAGISLHSALEEGSVYSEEELVIDVEKIREQFGQAHQEAVSLSIEAAYVTADNISQILSKATQSARSVSIESGFMTKDTKEQILQKADSQAKAVISQAKDYKAA from the coding sequence ATGCATGAGAATAGAACATCATATCCTAAAAGAAAAACCGAAATGTATCAGCAACTTCAAGAGCTTCCGAAAAAATACAAGGTTTTAGCAGTCATTAAAATGAACAAAGTTCGTTCTACACAAATTTTACCTCTAAGAAAAGCACTAAAGGAAGATGTAGAATTTTTCAGCATTAAAGATAAGGTTGCAAAGAGAGCACTTGACAAACTAGATTTGCCAGGAGTCAAAAAAATTGCAGACAAGTTGACAGGACAATGCATGTTCCTATTTACCAACATGTCACCATTCAAGCTAAATGTTCTTCTTGCCAAAAATAAAATTATGATGGCGGCCAGAGGAGGAGATATTGCAAGTGTAGACATCACAGTTCCTGAAAAGAATACAGGGATTGCACCAGGACCAATGCTTACAGAATTCAAAGATGCAGGAATTCCAACCAAAATTGATCAAGGGACAATCTGGATTGCGAAGGACACAACCCCAGTTCTAAAAGGTGAACCAATTAATGAAAAATTAGCATCAATTTTAGGTAAATTAGATATCAAGCCAGTAGAGGCAGGAATTTCATTACATTCAGCGTTAGAAGAAGGATCTGTATATTCTGAAGAAGAGTTAGTTATCGATGTTGAGAAAATTAGAGAACAGTTTGGCCAAGCACACCAAGAAGCAGTGTCATTATCCATCGAGGCAGCATATGTCACGGCAGATAACATTTCACAAATTCTCAGCAAGGCGACTCAATCTGCACGATCTGTTTCTATCGAATCAGGATTTATGACAAAGGATACAAAGGAACAGATATTACAAAAAGCAGATTCTCAAGCAAAAGCAGTAATCAGCCAAGCAAAAGATTACAAAGCTGCATAA